The following proteins are co-located in the Primulina tabacum isolate GXHZ01 chromosome 11, ASM2559414v2, whole genome shotgun sequence genome:
- the LOC142518469 gene encoding protein CUP-SHAPED COTYLEDON 2-like, which produces MEDYRAFQESHESHLPPGFRFHPLDEELITYYLLKKVLDCNFTSRAIAEVDLNKCEPWHLPGRAKLGEKEWYFFSLRDRKYPTGLRTNRATEAGYWKATGKDREIYSSKSCSLVGMKKTLVFYLGRAPKGEKSNWVMHEYRLEGKLAYHYLSRNSKDEWVISRVFQKSAAGGGGKKRAAIQVNLEVSSPSSVSLPPLLELSATSTDHDSSSYNGADGKFKEHVPCFSTTALPSFNHNSLFEFPPPPPLNSLMHDMSSSSSAPHFPRHGLGASAFPSLRTLQENLQLPKFFSGISAPSVVGGGVDPMSVYGTLGQFPPPQNQKIGPTEHDCMWSF; this is translated from the exons ATGGAGGATTACCGCGCCTTCCAAGAAAGTCATGAATCACATTTACCTCCGGGGTTCAGGTTCCACCCTCTTGATGAAGAACTGATCACGTACTACCTATTGAAGAAAGTACTCGACTGCAATTTCACCAGCAGAGCCATCGCTGAAGTTGATCTCAACAAGTGCGAGCCCTGGCATCTCCCAG GGAGAGCAAAACTCGGAGAAAAAGAATGGTACTTTTTCAGCCTTCGTGACCGGAAGTACCCAACTGGGTTAAGGACTAACCGGGCTACCGAAGCCGGCTATTGGAAAGCCACTGGCAAAGACCGCGAAATCTACAGCTCGAAGTCTTGCTCGCTGGTGGGCATGAAGAAAACCCTAGTTTTCTACTTGGGCAGGGCTCCGAAAGGAGAGAAGAGCAACTGGGTCATGCATGAATACCGTCTCGAAGGAAAACTTGCTTATCATTATTTATCCAGGAACTCCAAG GATGAATGGGTGATTTCAAGGGTTTTTCAAAAGAGTGCCGCCGGAGGCGGCGGAAAGAAGAGGGCCGCCATCCAAGTAAACCTGGAAGTAAGCTCCCCGTCTTCAGTTTCGTTGCCACCGCTGCTCGAACTCTCGGCCACCTCTACTGACCACGACAGCTCCTCCTACAATGGTGCCGACGGTAAATTCAAGGAGCACGTGCCCTGTTTCTCCACCACCGCACTGCCAAGTTTCAACCACAATTCCCTCTTCGAGTTTCCGCCGCCTCCTCCACTGAACTCACTCATGCATGATATGTCATCTTCATCTTCTGCTCCCCATTTCCCGAGGCACGGCCTCGGAGCTTCTGCATTCCCGAGCCTGAGGACACTTCAAGAAAACCTTCAGCTGCCTAAATTCTTCTCCGGTATTTCTGCACCGTCCGTGGTCGGCGGCGGCGTTGATCCGATGTCTGTATATGGCACTCTGGGACAATTTCCTCCGCCGCAGAATCAGAAGATAGGCCCCACCGAGCATGATTGCATGTGgagtttttaa